The Macrobrachium rosenbergii isolate ZJJX-2024 chromosome 20, ASM4041242v1, whole genome shotgun sequence region ATTTGATTCTTCAGGTGAATTTCTTTCAGTTGCTCAAGATCCTTCGTTGTCGCCGCTTCAACTCCAGCTTAACAAAGTTCTGAGCTTTCTTCAAAAGCCAGCTCAGGTAGTGCAAGAAACCATGGACCCCCCAGGATCACTTGTTTCCTCCGTCGAGGAACCAGTAGAAGAGGAGCAACGTACCTCAAACTACTCAGTGCTGCTCAGATTTTTCCTGATCTGCTACCCTTCGTTCTTCCCTCCAGCTGTCCCTTCGTCTCTGGGGTCGGGTTTCTTGATGCAACAACCTCCAGGTACTGGCCAGACTTCCACGTAtggttttatctttgttttcgaAGAAAGTATTCGCCCACATGGATGCATGGTCATCAGAAAAGAGAGATGTCGGAAAAGCGGTTTTCTGTTCACTGCCCTCTCGCTTGATAAGGTAGAAGTATCTGTCTTATACAACTGGAGAAGCTCTGTCCTTgagagtttctgcctcctctcaaggggacttctccagtagCATAGATGCTTCTCTTCGTTCTGCTTCTCTTCGTTCTGCTTTCTCTTCAGCCAGAATTCTCTTCACCGCCTCGGAGTTGGACCATCTACTTAAAGACATCTTTAAAGTCTTCGAGGTcttcagttttctggattggACGGTGGTGGCTCTagctaagaaaatagaagactgtacgTCTCTTCAAGAGAACTTCACATTGGACTGGCTGGGCGTTCTGGCATGTGTTGATAGAGCCATAAGAGATAGGACACTAGAGCTGGCAACCATCTTCACAACAAGAGTCCTTAAAAaacgagatttgtggtgctcatTTGCAGCAAAGGGAGTCACCCCATCTCAGCGTTCTCCTCTTCAGTTGAAGGTAAGTTTTTTATGGAAACTTTTACAGAGGACCACTTAAGGTCATTTTATCCTGCTTACTTTCTTTTTAGTCATCTGACTGCTGAAAAAGGGAGTGGCCATGAGGAGTCCCCCCTTTGGTTATCCTCCAGGATTCCCGTGAGCATTCCCTTCTCTTTTAGAAGGGAGGCCAGTCTTTGATCCCTTCTCAGTATCAAAGTTTTGGTAGACCAACCTTCAGCAAGACTTCTTTGGAGGTTCACCTGGTTCCCTGCATGTTAGAGGACAAGGATATCTTGATGGAAAGGCTGAAAAATTGTACATCCTTCATTTACCCCTTCATATCTTCTTCCCTCACTTGGCATCAGCTCAGAACTCTCCTAGACATTCCCTGGCTCTAACCAGTGCTTGGGACATATTCATAGAATAAGGGATTCTCTCTGCTCCCTGTCCATTTTGTGGGATGGTGATAATGGCCATAAGTACCTGTTCTCCTCCATCCTGGTTTAAATGGGCCTGCAGTACCTGATCATTTCTGTTAGCCAATGGAATTTTCTGTAATCACTCATAGGGCAAACAAGGAATTCTTCCTCAGGGTTTCTGGCCTCAGCCAAGAGCCTTTCCTTTGAGTCCCTGCATCAGCTTTACTCTTCAGTTGATTCATCTGTTGTCCTGAGTGACTATACTCGAGAAGGTTTTGTATGGTGAACCAGACTCTGGCACAGGTTGTCAGGCTATATGAGAGTTTACAAAGTGAGTCATACCCTGCTCATCATTGTCAGAGAAGCTGGCAtcagtggtggtggtgggtttGTCTCTCTAGTCTCTAGCCTTTTGTTCAGACTGGGACATGAGATAGGTTCATAACCTCATGTTCTGATTCCTTTGGAATAGTACCAGTCATGTTTCATGAGACAAAACCTCCCACTTAAAGAGTGAGTCTCCatgtaaaagacaaaattttacatCTTCATTGGAACAAACTGCAAATTCAGgacgttttgcattttttatttatatacagaccTGAAGTTTTTTATCAGTGGACAGTGCCCCAACACTCTTTTAACTGCCACCATTAACCACCTTATTACCAAGCTGCAAGTatgtatttcagtgaaaaatgcaAGTCGTTCTGGATTAGCAACTTATCCTTTTTCGGTGAActtgtttgtatctttatttttttatgtaacttacaATTTTGTCCCATTTTCTAATTTCTAACATTTGTCTGACTACTgtaatgttttttcattattttcctctttcagcagtgatgtgtgtgtataatctccAAAAGCCATGATCTTTTTTCTGCAGTTCATCTCTCTGCCTATGCTATTCAAATGTACTTTAAGAATTTGTAATGACAATATCTTGTAAAATTCAGTCTAAGGAGGTTCATCGCAACTAGACCAGTTTCTGCTTATTGTAATCCTTACCCTCCTTCCAAGTTCCACTAATTTGTCAGAGAATGAAAAGCAGTCTCCCATCAGACAGATTCAGTATTTCTTGATTTCGGCTTTTCTTAATCATATCATGCAACTTATTACAGCTAATTTTGTTTCTAAGATTTGTTCTTCATTAGGGAAATTGAAACTTTGTGCAGGTTTTATCCTTCCCCATTTAGAATTTTTCCTTATGGTGTCATATAACGCTTATGAAAAGTATAGAATGTACACAAGcacatatattaatttgttttagttccTTGTATCACAGTATTAATGTATAGTTTtagaaaaattaccattttttattttagatgtttCTTGAGTGTTTTTCATTGCAGGATGCCTCGCTCACTAACAGGCAGTGTATCTGCCTTGTCCACGTCATCTCGAATCTCAAGGGTCTCCCATGCAACAACAATAAGATCTGTTGCAACTCTCACAAACACATTGCATACCAAAACAGGCATATCTATTCCAATTCTTTCAAATGCTGTTATTACAAACGTCCAGCGAGGGTCAGTCATTGCTGCTACTTATTCCATTGTAAGTACATACAGAttagtttttatgatattttggtGATCACAGAAGCGGAAAACCCTTTAGATTCTTCAAGTGATTTGAGGTAAAAGCTTACTGTCTAGTTCTTTTGTCCTCATGAGAGAAGTATAGGCTGTAAAACATTAGTTGATACGATTTCTCAAGGGGGAACAATAGTCACGTGTTTTGCTGGGAAGGGTTTATCTGTGATACTAGTATGGctcaataataaattaattaatgctttatatatgctgtatgttcCAGTGAAAATGTTAAACATTAATGTGAGTGTGTTTGACTTGTGGAAGGTGCTCAAGTTTGAAATTCTTTAAAGATCAAACAGTGGCTCTGGATAGGGATTTATTTGCTTTCTGCTAAGAGAATGTGACGCCAAAAAATCTGCAGCTATCTCCTTTGTTAACATTGAACAACTACGAAAGAGAAGGCCATTTTATGAGATGAATGGTCTTGGGTAGAATTAGCTCATTTGCTGCTGAAGACAAACATTTTTGAAGATGCTGATAGTTGACAGAGGATTATAGAATGAGTAGATCTACCCAGAGCTCGCAGTTGATATTGCAATGTATAACCAGCAAATCAAGAGGCAGGATGAATGATGTTAGTAACTGCGTACGAGGAGTTACTGTATTGCTCATGAACATTGCCTTTAGCAAAATTATCAGTTGATAAGGTCAGATGCACTATACCATTAACAGCTCAGTTTTATTTAGATTATCACAAGGGttactggtatttattttacATCTATCTCAAGTCTTATAAAAAAGttggtgaatatttttgtttatttgttttactgtatcttTAGTATGctcttaactttctttttatggcATGACAGTGTCCGAACAGTTGAGAAACCTTTCGTTCAGCTACTTTGTATATGGTGATATAAGGGAAATTATTAGAACACTGAGTTTCTACTTGGACAGTCAAAAATCAAGATTGCTTTTTCTGGTAAGAATAACATTCAAGGTTCCCTTACTGAGTGGAAAACAGCAAGTGGAGGTAATGTACTTCAGTAGGTTGATTTTATCATGTTAGTAGGAGGAGAATTTTACATGTGTCTGTGGATGAGACAAAGTCCCATTTTCTGTAACAGGCTGATCTAGCAAAGTCATCTTTAAAATAGATAGTTTCTTATGTAAGATATTCTGATTTTGTTCTCTTTAGTCAAGAGATGCTGATTGATGTGAGGATATTGCTGTTGATCATAATGAAATCCTGAGCAACACTGTTTTTTGTCCATGGAAAGGTATAGACATTTGAAAGTGGCCCAAGCCCTTGTATTTGAATCAAGCTTGAGCAGCTTAGTATTCTTTCACTGTCTACTCATTCTTTGTTTTGGTAATGATTGGAAAGTTAACCAGCCTGAAGGACAAAAAGAGCTGTTCGTAAAGACATTTGTGACTAAAAAGTCAGGTTGATGATTTTTTCTCTGTAGAAAAATGTTACTAggttttacattttaatacagtttCCATTGTACATAATGAGATTTATCCATAACGTTTTTAAGATACAGCTTTATGCGATATGCAATTTACATTCTCTACCCTCATGTCAGTATTGTGGTGGACAGATCTAGATAGTTATGatggttttttaaaatttgattaaatttctatcttaattttaaaaattaattgactagtcatgaaattttatttaaatgatgcTGTAAATATGTAATATTCTCGGTACAGTAGTTCATGATATTAGCTCATATTTTTTACACTAacaatttccatttgtttttcagtttgaaGGTGTCTTCGCTATAGTCACTGGCATATTTGACATATATGCGCTTTCCCTTGCTGCTCCTGGATCCAGTCATTATGGTTTTTACCTGTTCTCATATGATTTTGTGTACACTGGAAATGAACATGGTATGTATGTAGtaactaaaaatttcttttgtggCTGTGGAATAGTTTCAGTATTTATGTATAGTAGCATAATAAGTATAGAACTTAATTTTTAATTGGAAGATTGTTAGGGGTTTTCTCCAGAAATTCTGATGTGACTGTTGATAGATGCAGTTATGGATGATGGAAGTCATCACGAATGACTGGGAACTGCCTTATTTGTAAACAAGGCCCCTGCTTGTGTTGCATCTGGTAATATTTGATGCATTCTTGAGGACCCAATAAGATTCCAGGCTTTGAACAGTGTGGTGAGGTCAGTTCCGGAGAAGCAGACAATGGAAGAGTTGCTGGGCATTTCATGCAGATTTTGCCCttctatttttttggtttttatgacAGTAACTGGATGGGGACCCATCATCAATCTAAGCCCCTTCAAGAAGTTTTCACAGCCAACTCCTTTCAGTATGGCAGCCAAGGCCTTGATGCATTCCCCATCACAAAAGGAGATTTCCTGTTTTCATGGGACCTCaagtatacatacttacacatccTGTTTCATCCAAGAAATATCTTGGCTTTATATGGGTTGGGAAGGTACTTCAATTCAGGGCCTTCCATAGCTTCCCATACTGTCACCAGGATTCTTAACACCAGTGGCAGCTTGGGCTCTTAGGAGTGGCATCAGACTGATGAGTTACTGGAGTGATTGGCTGGTGATGGAAAGGAGCTGCATCAACACTTGTACTGCCTCATTCAACCCTTTCAGTTATTAGTATATCAACTGGAGAATGTTGGATCTTACACAGTCAACCAAGGTGACCTATCTTGAAAATGCTGACGTGGCTAGGACCAGGAATTAGAGATATTCATCCATGGTGCAGATGTTCCATCTCAGTTTAATGCATGCATCACCTTTTAACCTGAAGTACCAAAAATACTCAAAAAAACCAGGGAAAGGGAAGATCATTAGCTAGCTTAGCAGAATCAGTGTGAcctgcaaataaacaaaaatcaatattcACAATAATCCTCATGTCCTACCTACCCTCCACAATGGTGGTGAAAACCCTCTTAACTGACAGAGATGATCTCTGCTTTGAAAACAGATGTAAATTATCACATGGTTGGTAATCTTTGAATAAAGTTAGAAAAGTTGCGATTTACAGTGATCAGTGAATGGCATCACTGGCACGCAAGAGTGAATCAGTCAACTGCAGGAGACTCTGGTATCATTGACTCTATGCAAGGTTACTGTTCAACtaccttttatcttttaattaggAATGAAGCGTCAGTGGTTTAAAGACCACAAGTTCTGGCTAATTATAAGTGATGGCTTGGTggtaaaagaaacatttttctctcacGAATAAGACTTGAAATATTTTAGCTGACTTGAAGATTAACAAAATGAGAATTGGTAAATAACTTCCAAGAGGTATCAATTTGTAAATTGATGCTTCATAAGAGTAGATTTCACTATTATCAACAATAGTTCTTTGTCTGTTGTTTCTAGATTGGTGTTTGCTATTTTTCAGCTTTGAATTATACCTTTCAGTAAAGATATAGCTTTTTGgtgttgctaaatgtaataaatatatttgtaggtttttatattgacataatttattattattgtttaacaGAAGTTATGAATATTGTATCCATGTGACAGTGTTGATGCTGTTAGCTTCTTATTATTAGGTATTTTAACCAAACCATACAGTCAAAACTCTTAACTGTAATAGGGATGGCTGAtacttgttttatatgtatgttcatCCTTACAGCATCTTATACAGGATGCTTGTGTTTCAGTAGTATTGCAAAATGCTAGTCACTTAAACTATCTTATACGTTACTGTATcagtatttttcagtaatttttaatgtgtTGTTGATAACCATTTTTAGCCACTTTTGCAAATCATTTTATATAcagcattcaaatattttttagttcctcAGGGGAGTACtcactgtttttctcttttacagtTCGCAACTCCCTCATGCTTTTTGGTGGCATTACAGCCTTAGGAGGGGTTTGTCTCATAGGATGCAGCATTGTATTGCTTCAGGGGCTGCGAAAGGTAAAgattttagattttctttcacttattattattgcGACAGCTATTGTTATCTGTCATCATTATCACAGTTACATGGCACTTTTAATGTGGTGCAATGCAAATAGAGATACCATGGAAATGAAAGCATTACATGCTTAACTGAATAGCAATGGAGCATTTGCAGATTTTATATTAATGTAGAATTCATAATATGCACACATTATGAAACAGGCCAACAAGGCCtagtaacaaataaaacaagcttCCATGGAAAAGAATGCCAATGCATTGtggaaaaaaacagaatattagaactaagaaaattacagtacagtTAAATACAAGTGAGAATGACATAATATAGGATATATGGATAAAGATGGATTAATAACACCTTAGAAAGGAGTCATTAAGAAGCACTTGATTAATAAGCAATTGTAACTAGTGACTGCAGGGTCATTTCAGGTGCCACACCTTATTCCATTGCAACATTGTAAGCAATATTGTAAAACCTTAAGCTTTTACATCCTCTTTGCAGTCACAGGTTTGTGTTTCCTAGTTTATGGGTacacttctttatttttgtttgttgatttgttttggTATAATAGACCCATCACTTTAATTGCCCTTTTGATATGTCAGATCCTTTATCAGCAGAAAATGGTTATTCCAAGTGTGTCTGCCAAAGTGCACAGACCTATAGGCTTTGCTCCTGAATATAATCATTGCTGTATTATTTACTCGCTGTTTCAGCCTATATTacccttcatttcttcttcctgtTAATAGTTTAAcctgaattatttttaatctagGTCCTTTGTACTGTCAACAGTTTTATTTAAGTGTCACTGTTTTAACCTCCCTGTAAATGTTTTTACTGATTAAGCTGATGCTTGCTGTTAATCTTTTTTATCT contains the following coding sequences:
- the pasi2 gene encoding uncharacterized protein pasi2 isoform X1, with amino-acid sequence MSERHCEMQYLGEPAAHCKLMPRSLTGSVSALSTSSRISRVSHATTIRSVATLTNTLHTKTGISIPILSNAVITNVQRGSVIAATYSIFEGVFAIVTGIFDIYALSLAAPGSSHYGFYLFSYDFVYTGNEHVRNSLMLFGGITALGGVCLIGCSIVLLQGLRKEIEMRLEPWIWCMAIFTVWRGLVITYSSVVNDMVFAYHILMCLFWLSFIAGNIFAWLVVHSFYHELCEVTRLEDVARVKMDTMSTMGYSSRPTTPGARSTLSTQSDYKV
- the pasi2 gene encoding uncharacterized protein pasi2 isoform X2, which codes for MPRSLTGSVSALSTSSRISRVSHATTIRSVATLTNTLHTKTGISIPILSNAVITNVQRGSVIAATYSIFEGVFAIVTGIFDIYALSLAAPGSSHYGFYLFSYDFVYTGNEHVRNSLMLFGGITALGGVCLIGCSIVLLQGLRKEIEMRLEPWIWCMAIFTVWRGLVITYSSVVNDMVFAYHILMCLFWLSFIAGNIFAWLVVHSFYHELCEVTRLEDVARVKMDTMSTMGYSSRPTTPGARSTLSTQSDYKV